TATAACTGGAGGAAAGGTGAGCCAGTGTCACAGAGTAgttggggtttgggggggggggtctttcaAAAGATCAAAGGCCTTGGGAGCAGGAAGGGATCCCCAGCCTTTTCAAAGGTTCCTTGAGGTGACAATTCTTCCCTCTCTAAACAGATGATACATGGCCGGTCAGGGAATGGGGCAGAGTGAAGCAGGGTTGTCTGGGAGGGCTAGACCTGGGAAGGCCTTGGAGCTGGGCTAAACTGGAGCAGTGCAAGAAGGGGTGGGCCCTAACGGGGGATTAGGTTCCTTGGGGTCAGGGTGGGGCTATGGGGAAGATTGAAGATGGTCCAGGAGGGAGAGAACAGGCCAGAGCTGGGCATAGACCATGGggatagggggagggggagggacggtGACCTCATGACTGACCAGATGTAAGGGAAGGTGTCCCCAGCAGCCCGACCACaggtcccctcacccaggccagccctcCTCTCCTCTGGTCCACATGCCTTATGTATGTATTCATCATACATAAAGGTGATGCCCAAATGGTTCTGAGCAGGGAGCTCGGGGTTTTATTGGGCAATATACAGATGCCTCTGGGGCTTTTTAGCAGACACTACAGACGTCCTTGAACTCCCTCTGGAACACCTCTCTTCACCAGTGGAGCACATGTCGGTTGCTCCTCCCGATTCCCTTCTTCCTCTGCAGCCTCTGCCCTCACCTACTGCTGACACCATGTGGAGGAGGTGCCATTTCCCTCTGCCCGGGGTCCTACTGTCTGGCCCCAGCATGTTTTCTAAGTGAGGATAAAGGCCAGGCTCTCTGCCTTAACCTTCCCCAGGGGTGTCACTTCCCAACAGGTATGAGCCCTGTTGAGACCTGGAAATGAAAGCTTGGGGACAGCACCTCTGCCCCCATGCATGCCCACTAAGAGTCTACATCAGGCTCTGGtctgtgtgggtcagtggttagagcatcagcctgtgcaccacaggtttgatccctagccccagttggggcatgttcgggaggcaaccaatcaatgtttctctctccccctccctcccactctctaaaaataaatggaaaaatattctcaggcgaagattaacaaaaaaaatttttttaagtttacatCAGTCTAAGTTTTGTGTCCTCCAGACTCTGAAGCAGCAGGGGCTGAGACAGCTTTGTTAAAGTCTTGACCCTGCCACTTAGTCTGTGGCCATGACCTCTCTGATCCCAGCTCTCCTTCCCTGGGTGGAAGCAAATGGTTCGACCTGAGACCAGggggcaggctcctcccaggcctctgcAGCATATAAACCAGACCAGTTCATCCTCACACAGGAAGGTTGGGCCCCTCAGCCAGGGTCCAGATTCATGCCTGAGATGGCCCAGTTTGGGTTCACCCTACCCTGTCCCCCACCTGAGATACAGCCCACTCCTGTCCCAGGACAGCCCACCAGACACCTCCCTCACCTCTGAAAAAAGACAGCTAGACAGAAGCAGGTTTCATGCCAATAATTTATTGAACGGAGGTCTGTACACAGGCAAACCTTACTGTGGAAACTAAGACATCAGGATCCCCCCACCATCCCTAACCCAGCCctccagggtggggagaggagggaggagaccttAGGGCAGAGGACAGGAGGGGAACACAGCTGTAGGAGGGGGAGGAGCCAGGTTGGACGGTGCGAATCGacgttttctttaagaaaaaaattataacaatctATTTACACCCGGGGGccaggaaagaggagaggagatggGCTGGGCTGGTTCTATTTACaagggacaggggaagggagggtggattGGAGAAGGGCGgtctggggggagggaagagggccaAGGGATAGGAGGTCCTCATGCCCCCAACCCCGTccatccttccttctcttccctccccacaacCAGTTGAAATCCTCTTAAAAAGCCCACCATAGGGGTGAGGCTGGTGAGGAAGGAACAGGAAGAGGGAACAGGGACTCATTTACCTCTGCCCTCTAGTCTAggggcccagccagggcaggagctaTGGCCCCCCTTTCCCAGCCCCACCTGGGGCTCCCAGATGGAAGGGTAGTTGGCAGGGCCCTCAGGAGGAGTTAGTGAGGGGAGCTGTGGCTTCAGCTGACTGCCATTCTGAGCCGGTCTGAGTCTCACTTAAACCTGAAGAGGAGAAAGAAGCAGACCAGTTAGCCTTTGCTTTTCaacacccctctccctccccctccccctccccctcccccccccaaaaaacctcCACAAGCAGGAAGTCCATGTAAGATGCTGCATTTGAAAGTGAAAGCTGTCACTTTAGATCCATGGTTGCAAACTCAAATGCCAAAGGACCGAGGAAAGGCAGGCTCACTGCCGTCCCGTCTGACTTTCTTCCCCAGGAGAAACAGGAAAACCGGACTTGAACATGAAATGGcccaaacttttttaaaaatatattttattgatttttttttttccagagaggaagggagagggatagagagctagaaatatcgatgagagagaagcatcaatcagctgcctcctgcacaccccctactggggatgtgcccacaaccaaggtacatgcccttgaccggaatcgaacctgggacccttcagtccgcaggccgacgctctatccactgagccaaaccggtcagggccccaaTTTTTTAATGTGCGCAACAAATTCAACTGTTTGTATAGGCCAAACATATGTCTTTGGTTTTCCAGTTAGCATTTCAACACAAACATAGGCAATAATACCCAACACAAGTGGCCATTCACATGTTGTAAAATATGCTTTCTATACCATCAAGCTGTAATTTTTACAGGAAACTGACAGGCTGTGAAAACAGCCCCTTTCCCCCCAGCTGAAAAATGCTGCTCTACCCTGACTTACCTtgtgagggtggggtgagggtggcagTGCCCGCCGGGGACCTCAAGTGAGGAGGGATGAGAATGGCGTTGAGAGATGGTTGTATGGAGAGTTCTAGAGACAGGAATGGACATGCCTGGTCAGAGGGCAGGACATCTGCAGACCCAATTGGAATTAGAAAAGGGCACTGAATGGGGACCCAGCTCTTGGCAAGGCCAGTGTTTGCAGACACATGTAGCCATCGAGTACTTAATAGGAAAAACCGTAAAGAGCCTAGCACAGATCATGGGGCACGGGTGAATCAGGTTTGGGTTTCCTTGAACCATGGGGGCCTCTTCCATGTCCCAGGCCTTCCTTGTCACCCACCCTCAGCTCCCCATTCCTGTCTTCAACACCAAGCTCTTCTCCACAATCACTGGCTGCCTCTCCAGTTCCCCAgaccccaggctgtgccctcaccACCAGGACTGAAATTGAAGAGGGGGGGAAGCGAGCGGTTGTTAGGGAGCTGGATTCCGTGACATCGCAGTTCATCAAAGAAGCTGTGGGCACAGGCTTCCAGTGGGGAGAGCCTCGAGGACGGTGTGTACTCCAGCAGGCTAGAGCAGAGCGCTATGGCCTCAGGTGGCGTTCGAGATTTGAACACctggagagaagaagagaggcagAAGTCACAAGGGTGAGGCCCTGGATACTTGCATGCTCCTGCACCTCGCCGCCACAATGCCTGCAGCAAACGTGACTGCCCATCTCTCACAAACCTACTttccaaatgaagaaactgagacaccgCCACTGAGGGGAGCTGTTTGTATCAGGTGAGCAGCCCGCCATGACCATGGGCTCTGCTGTAAGTCTGTTTCCCACTAGAAAAGTAGGGCTCTTGAATCTACTGTGGATCCTCAACTTTCAGATTACTGGAAATTCCATCAACTGAAATCTAATGAAAGTCACTGACCCTCTCCAATGCCATGACTTTGTAGCCAGATCCCCAGACCACTTGGCCTCCTATAGGGACCTCAGCCATGCTATTGGAGCCCCTAACCCTGCCCTACCTTTGTCCAAGGGTGAGCTTTAATCTGGGGGAACTTGAACTCCGTGTAGTTGGGGTTCATCTCTCGGATCTGCTCCCGGGTTGGTGTTCCCAGCACCTGTAGGAAAAGGAGGGGTCTGAGCCAAGATCCCTATCACTTagccccacctctgcccacctGGCTCTGCCCTCACCTTGATGATCTCCACCAGCTGGTCTACCCCACTGTCCCCAGGGAAGATGGGCTGGCCCAGGAGGAGCTCGGCCAGTACGCAGCCAGCTGACCACACATCTGAAGGGGGAATGGGAGAGGGTCAGGGTTACCATGCCCACCCCTCACAAACACTTCCATCCCTTATGATCAGAGAGGAACCACCTTGCTCGAGATCACACAGTTTAGGAACCCTGGAGTCTTGACTTTGACCTCCAGGTCTGCCTGACTGTACAGGTCTGCCTGACTGTACTGTACTCTTCCCCTTCCTGGTCTGTACCTTGAGCCCTATGACAAATTCACACCTAAGGACCAGGGAGTTTCACACCGGCTGATGAATGTTCTCTTCCAAACCCTTCATGCCCTCTCCTCAAGCCTGGAGGGTGGCAATGTCATCCCCACCAATGGGAGGAATACAGAGGCCTATAAGCAGGTCACACCCTCATGGCCCACCTCAGATTGCCCCAAAGTCaccatcagcccctccccctggatgAGAAAAGATGGCTAACTAGGAGGTTCCAGTGTCAGTATGGACTCTGGAGTTGGGTCAGCTTTCAAAGCCCAGGTCCTAGCAGTGTGACTGCGGGCAGGTGGCCTCACTGCTCTAAGCCTGAGACTGCTCATCTGTAAAGGAGCGTAAGACAACATCGCCCTCCTAAATTTGTGAGGACGGCATAAAAGAATAAACATTAAGCTTTTATCGCCAaacctggcacacacacacaaaactcaaAAACTGCCATGACTGCCATCCCCACCCGCAGCCTCCCATAAGTCTGACCGATGGATGAGGTATAATCAGTGGCTCCAAAGATCAGCTCGGGGGCACGATAGTAGCGAGAACAGATGTAGGAGACATTGGGCTCCCCCCGGACCAGCTGCTTTGCACTGTGGGAAGAGGTGAGCAAGAGTGAACACAGGCGAAGGTTGGGGTCCTTCCTCACCCTTTCAGCCACTCAACACGCCCCAGGTCAGGCCTACCTGCCAAAATCACAGAGCTTGAGGACAGCCGTGTCAGGGTCCACCAGCAGATTCTGGGGTTTGATGTCACGGTGACACACGCCCTGGGAGTGGATGTAGGCCAAGCTCCGGAAGAGCTGGTACATGTATACCTGGGACAGACAGGGAGCAGAATTCCAGCCCGGCTCTCCCCAGAGCATGCCACTGCTCCACCCTCTTGGCCAGAAGAGCCATTCCAGGCCCTGGCTCCAACTTGAAAATCCTTCCGTGGCCCCttggttctcaaattttagtgTGCACCAGAATCACTTGGAGGCCTTGTTAAAAATAGGGGCTTCTGGGCCCCACGCCCAGAGTCTCAGATTCAGTAAGTTCAGGATGGGGCTTCTGCAGCAGCTCCCAGTGAGAACTCCTGTTTCAATCCCATACCCCAGCAGAAGCCCGGTGAGTAAGAGAGACATCAGGAAGACCTTGTTttagaggctgggagccaggcaCCCAGCTCCTCCAAATCCACTGGCTGGAGGAAGGGCTCAGCTTTCTATCGACgggtccagtggtcggcaaactcattagtcaacagagccaaatatcaacagtacttcttcaaaatagactcgcccaggccgaaaaccgacttctgcgcatgggccacaaagtttcaatcgcactgtacgcgcacCTGTACActcgcccgcacgtggtattttgtggaagagccacgctcaaggggccaaagagccacatgtggttcgaGAGTCGTCGTTTGCCGACCACAGCACCAGTCAAACCACCCACAAGCGGCCCCTCTCCAATTGGGTGTTCTTGCCATTCTCCCATTGACTGactagcacagccgtgggcaaactacggcctgcaggccggatccggcccgtttgaaatgaataaaactaaaaaaaaaaaaaaagaccgtacccttttatgtaatgatgtttactttgaatttatattagttcacacgaacactccatccatgcttttgtgcctgccctccggtccagtttaagaacccactgtggccctctagtcgaaaagttttcccaccccggGACTAGCACCTAAGTGCCAAGAGAGCAGTGACCTTTGTGTTTTCATCACTGCCTCACAGGGCCTGGCAAGTAATACTGCTTCGGCCTGCTTCCTGGCCTTCTGTTCCTGCTGCCCGTTCTCACCCTGCGCCTGGCCTCCTCCCACAAGCCTTCTTTGATCTTTCTCGCCCCAAGCAGGCGAGGCTGGGGGCCTTCTATGTTTCCAGAAGTCCCTGTGCCCCTTCTAGGAAGGCAGTTGCTAGTAGTTTTATAGTTCTCACGTGTCTACCCTGCTAAACTGAGAGGGTTCAAAGGCAAGGCCTGGGTCTTAGTCAACTGGGCCTCTGAAATTGCTCACTGCAGGGCCTGACACACAGGCAGCCACAGGACAGTCACCACACTGGAGAACTCCCTGCCCCGGGAGTGAGGTCCCATAGCACCAACCACTAGCAGAGCCCCTAAGAGCTTGCAAGGGCTCACCAGGAGCAACTGAGCCCTCGAGCGACCTCAAGTAAACTTGGACCCAGCCACCTCCTCCCAATGCAGCATTGCCCCAGCCTTTGTTCTCCACATCATCACTAggctcgctcattcattcattcaaactcCTACAAAGGGATAGGAACACTCAGGACTCAGCACCAGGCACTGGGGAATGAACTACAGACGATGGCTGAAGGTGCCTGCTCTCTTGGCTCTGTGGACACGAACCTCCCTCCAACCCTGCGTCCTTTCCACTCCTCTCCCAGACATCAGTGCGTCCCCCTCTGTATTTTCTGTCACCATCACCTGATTCTGAGCTACTGCCTCCAATACCACTGTTGTCACTGGGCTCCCAGTATAGACCCAAGCAGGTACGTTgcagcctccccagccccagtcagccTACCTCCCTGATTCAGTCAGGCCTCAGGATGGGCTGCCCTGTATTTAGCGAGCTGCATCTCTGGGGGTATGGAAACAAGGGCAGGGAACACGAGACCTTCAAGGACCAACATAAACTTGGAGAACGAGGGAACCCACAGAAGGTAGGAGGATTTGGAGCCACTAgcttcctgggcctgggccccaggagcCTGCCTGCCCACCTTGACATAGATGATAGGGATGGTCAACTTGGCCTTGGTGAAATGACGGGCCACCCGGTACACTGTCTCGGGCACGTACTCCAGCACCAGATTTAGGTAAAGCTCGTCTTTCtgcagagagcaaaggagagatgTGAGGCATTGTGAAGAAAGAGCTTGCAAGGAAGGGGGATGGAAGGTTTAGGGAAAATGGGGAAGGACTAGCAGTCATGAGAAAGGCAGGCAGGAAAATAGGTGGAGTGAAAGTGAAGGACTCCCCCTACCCCTGAGGTCTCACCTTCTCCCCACTGGAGTAGAAAAAGTATCTCAGCCTCACGATATTGCAGTGGTCCAGCTTCCGCATAATCTGCAGCTCTCGGTTCTTAGAGGCAAAGGGAGAGAGCCTCAGAAAACCACCAGctgtctttcctcccctccctagCACCCTTCACCACAGCCCTACTCCCCCATTCCCGCCAACAGAGCTAGGCGGTTACTCCCTATGTCCCAGGTCCCCCTGGGGCCGCCCCTAACTCCTTATCCAACTCCTTATCTGCAATCCATCCCCCTCACACAACAAGCTGGAGGTCTCTGGGCTAAACCCAGATCACAGATGTGCTTTCTTCAGcccactttttttaaatgttcaacttattgcttttttaaatgtttgatttaaaatcaaaatccagttttgcagcttctcttgaaaaatcagaTGATATAGCCGCATGAGGTCCACCTCCCTGCATGGCACAAGCAACAACAGACAAGTAGTGGCCATCCAGTCCACCCTAGTCCCCACTCCTCCCTATTGTTTCCCTGGCTGTATCTTGGTCCTTGAGCCCTGGCTTGGATCCTGTGTCCCAGACTCCAGGCTCCCAATTCTCATCTTCCCAAAAAGGACCCAGCCTCAGCCTCTTCCCAGAAGGCCTGGTCTCAGCATTCTTCCCTATTCTCTGTTTCCCTCTGGGGCCTCAAAACTCCCCACCCTCAGATCCTTCTCACTTCTGGGAGCCAACACTAATCAAATTCTGACCAATACCCTGGAGCTCCTCCTGCCCAAGACTACTCACTGCTAGGACCCAGGGCCTGACCTGTTTCCCTCCCAGTGTAGGCTATTTCCAGATTAGCCTAGCCTCCAAAATGCCATCCTTCCAAACCAATTATCCCTCAACTTCCACTCCTCCAGCTCCTTCTCATTCCCTGGGTATCCACTAGCTCACAGGGCAGCACTAGATGAACGGACACCCCTTCTTCAGGAAGGCAGAGCCCCACACCAAGGCGTGTGGTTCGGTGAGCACTGGGCAGGCTGAATTCTACCCTGCACTCGCCAAGTACCTAGGGCAGAGTGAGACAAGACCTTTGCTTCCTTTCTGCTCTGAGCAGAAGCTTAACTTAGTGATTAAGTTAAGATGGAGAGCTTGGGAATCAGAATCTAGTCTTGACCTCTGGCAATTCTcttatctgagtctgtttccagTTTCTGCTTacttaaaatgggaataacaatacTTACACCTCCACACAATCTTTATTAAACAAGAACTTGCCTGCAAAAGCATTTACGAAGAGCAGAAGCCCAATAAACTGTCAGCTCTGGGCTTTCCTGGAACCTATCTTCCCATCTTCCACACaactccctccctgcttcccccttctcctctggcCCATGCTCACATCCCCTCGGGgaccccaggccaatgctctggcTGGAGCTCTCACCAAGCATGCCCAGTTAAGCCTCCCTGT
This is a stretch of genomic DNA from Myotis daubentonii chromosome 15, mMyoDau2.1, whole genome shotgun sequence. It encodes these proteins:
- the GSK3A gene encoding glycogen synthase kinase-3 alpha, translating into MSGGAPSGGGPGGSGRARTSSFAEPGGGGGGGGGGPGGSASGPVGSTGGKVSVGAMGGGVGTSSSGGGPSSSGGGGSGVPSAGTSFPPPGVKLGRDSGKVTTVVATLGQGPERSQEVAYTDIKVIGNGSFGVVYQARLAETRELVAIKKVLQDKRFKNRELQIMRKLDHCNIVRLRYFFYSSGEKKDELYLNLVLEYVPETVYRVARHFTKAKLTIPIIYVKVYMYQLFRSLAYIHSQGVCHRDIKPQNLLVDPDTAVLKLCDFGSAKQLVRGEPNVSYICSRYYRAPELIFGATDYTSSIDVWSAGCVLAELLLGQPIFPGDSGVDQLVEIIKVLGTPTREQIREMNPNYTEFKFPQIKAHPWTKVFKSRTPPEAIALCSSLLEYTPSSRLSPLEACAHSFFDELRCHGIQLPNNRSLPPLFNFSPGELSIQPSLNAILIPPHLRSPAGTATLTPPSQGLSETQTGSEWQSAEATAPLTNSS